A single Limanda limanda chromosome 19, fLimLim1.1, whole genome shotgun sequence DNA region contains:
- the vps45 gene encoding vacuolar protein sorting-associated protein 45, which translates to MNVSLAVKQYVSRMVESSGPGMKVLLMDRETTSIVSMVYTQSEILQKEVYLFERIDSQNRDSMKHLKAICFLRPTKENVEHLIQELRRPKYGVYFIYFSNVISKSEIKALAEADEQEVVAEVQEFYGDFISVNPHLFSLNLPGVSRGRSWEPSMLSRCTQGLTSVLLALKKCPMIRYQLSSDMSKRLAESVKQIITKEYELFDFRKTEVPPLLLILDRSDDAITPLLNQWTYQAMVHELLGLNNNRIDLSRVPGVSKDLKEVVLSAENDEFYANNLYLNFGEIGTNIKNLMEDFQKKRPKGHQRLESISDMKAFVDNYPQFKKMSGTVSKHVTVVGELSRLVSERQLMEVSEAEQELACQNDHSNAQQSVRRLLQNPRLSELDAVRLVMLYALRYERHSSSVLPALMDELSRRGVSERHRRMVQSVVEYGGKRVRGSDLIMATDAVAMTKQFFKGLKGVENVYSQHQPLLHDTLDQLIKGRLKDSQFPYLGASSLRDRPQDIIVFLIGGATYEEALTVYNMNRSSPGVRIVLGGSSIHNTKSFLEEVMSSMGQGGDGPQGSGRHGTRR; encoded by the exons CGACTCTCAGAACAGAGACAGTATGAAACACCTGAAGGCCATCTGCTTCCTCAGACCCACCAAG GAGAACGTAGAACATCTGATCCAGGAGCTGAGGAGACCCAAGTACGGCGTGTACTTCATCT acttCAGTAATGTGATCAGTAAGAGTGAAATCAAAGCTCTGGCTGAAGCAGACGAACAGGAAGTGGTGGCTGAAGTCCAG GAGTTCTATGGAGATTTCATCTCAGTGAATCCACATCTGTTCTCACTGAACCTGCCCGGAGTGTCcagg ggtcgGAGCTGGGAGCCGTCCATGTTGTCTCGCTGTACTCAGGGTCTGACGTCCGTCCTCCTCGCTCTGAAGAAGTGTCCGATGATCCGCTACCAGCTGTCCTCAGACATGTCCAAGCGCCTGGCCGAGAGCGTCAAG CAAATCATCACTAAGGAGTACGAGCTGTTTGACTTCAGGAAGACGGaggttcctcctctgctgctgatccTCGACCGGAGCGACGACGCCATCACGCCGCTGCTCAACCAG tggaCGTACCAGGCGATGGTCCACGAGCTGCTCGGACTCAACAACAACAGGATCGACTTGTCCCGAGTCCCGGGGGTCAGCAAGGACCTGAAGGAGGTGGTCCTGTCTGCGGAGAACGACGAGTTCTACGCCAAC AACCTGTATCTGAACTTCGGAGAGATCGGCACCAACATCAAGAACCTGATGGAGGACTTCCAGAAGAAGAGACCTAAAGGACACCAGAGGCTGGAGTCCATCTCCGACATGAAG GCGTTTGTGGACAACTACCCTCAGTTCAAGAAGATGTCGGGCACCGTGTCCAAGCACGTGACGGTGGTGGGCGAGCTGTCTCGGCTGGTGTCGGAGCGCCAGCTGATGGAGGTGTCGGAGGCGGAGCAGGAGCTGGCCTGTCAGAACGACCACTCCAACGCTCAGCAG AGCGTTCGCCGCCTGCTGCAGAATCCTCGCCTGTCGGAGCTGGACGCCGTGCGCCTGGTCATGCTCTACGCTCTGAGGTACGAGcgccacagcagcagcgtccTGCCGGCGCTGATGGACGAGCTGAGCAGGAGGGGCGTGTCCGAACGCCACCGCAGG ATGGTTCAGTCCGTGGTCGAGTACGGAGGGAAACGGGTCAGAGGAAGTGACCTCATCATGGCCACCGACGCCGTCGCCATGACGAAACAGTTCTTCAAAGGACTCAAG ggtgtGGAGAACGTGTACTCTCAGCATCAGCCTCTGCTTCATGACACTCTGGATCAGCTGATTAAAGGTCGACTCAAAGACAGTCAGTTTCCATACCTGGGAGCCAGCAGCCTGAgggacag gCCTCAGGACATCATCGTGTTTCTGATTGGTGGAGCCACTTATGAAGAAGCTCTGACTGTTTACAACATGAACCGAAGTTCACCTGGAGTCCGCATCGTCCTCGGAGGAAGCAGCATCCACAACACcaagag tttcctcgaggaagtgatgtcatcaatGGGTCAAGGAGGCGATGGACCACAAGGAAGTGGTCGCCATGGCACTAGAcgctga